The segment gcggggatacttgcttagatgcactaatttcctatgcaaatatttacattgatttaattttgagacatggaggattttaatttcagttttttatctcccccccccccataattttaatgaattttggtttaaccatgaaaatagcttttctaatgcagcaatcagaaatctatctcctactgatgagttctaaaaagaacgaaacaggcttgtctagtgagtgatttctgatttgctgtcatagtcctgtttaaaaggatcgctgtgttaaaacagtatttttgaagcaaaaaaactgagaattttcatacctaatttgcatatcttacccacaattctcttgtgcattggagacattgcatattaagaatttctggggtaaagcaagcggggatacttgcttagatgtactaatttcctatgcaaatatttacattgatttaattttgagacatggaggaatttaatttcagttttttatctccccccccataattttatatatatatatatattttacacacacacacacacactttagaacTGAAAAATTGACATTAAAACAGAATGAACTGGTTTTAACCACTAGCCGAGCCAGAAGATCTGCAACAATTCTAAATGCCTTGGTGACAATCACAGCAGCAAAGAAATTAATCGTAACAGCATGAAATTCATTTACACATCACCAAGACTCAGAATGGTTTGGATGAGTGAGAGAGCATATGTAATCAAAACAGTATGGAATGCACAGAAGAGAGGAATTAAAACCACTTTCTGAGGTACTAAGGAAGTCAAATCCACCACTGTATGCAGAACTTTGGTGGCAGTGCAGACAAACACATACAATCAGGATAACATGGAAGCCCCCTTATAACTGACCAGCAATTTTAAAGAACAAATTAAACTACTGCCTCCAGGATATTTGCCAcaggcaaattattttttttaataaaaaaatgatatatacaaacACACCTACTACAACTGAAAACATTTTTGTTCTGTGGTCAGCCTTCTTCAGGATGAATTAGAGAACAAAAAGGTGTTCGGTATATAGAGCACATGGGTATGATTTCCTTTGCTGTATGGTTCTCAACTCGTCTGTCTTGGGGCATTCTTTTGAAAATGAGGTTTCAGCCTTTGTGCACAACAGAATTTGCCACCATGTTAGTTTACTCCCCCCAGCCGTAGTCACATTACCTAAACAAGAAAATGTAATGACACTCAAACCTCTGCATGTGACCCCCAGTGTAGATCAGTGACATCCTTCCAAAAGccatcaatataaaaataaagcaatCCACAGCACCCTTTGTGTAAAGTTGTGTTACTCTGTAAGGGGAGAGCTCATATCCAGCAATATTGCTGGGAAAAGAAAATGTGTACATGGGGTCCAACTGACCCAGCTCAAATGCTTCTCCTTAAGAACAAGAAAAAACATTTAGCTTCCTTTTCCTTCTTCCCGGGCACAATTCCTATCTGTTTTGAAGGTCAGAAGGTTTGTGGAATGTTCTTGGTGCAGTTCGTTTAGCAGTAATCAGCAGCAGGCACCCAGACATCCCTTACGATCAGTATCCTGTTTGAACATTGGTGTTTCCTGAGAGCTAATTCTCTTCAATTAGATTTAAATCCAGGTCTGCAAAGTCATGCTGGAAGAGCATTGCCTGGGAGCATGAAGGATGATCCCTCCTGCCTATCTCCTGTTCACTAAGTGCCAGTGTGCAGATGGGGACAGGACTTCCAGAAGTACAAGGGGATTCCCCATGGCAGGCCAGAAAAGGAGATGAGCTGCCTTCATCAGAGTTGTCCAAGAAACACATTGCACCagcattctgtaaaaaaaaaaaaaaaagtggttaaaaacaaaacaaaacacaaaaaaaacatacaaaccccgcccccccaaaaaaacaacacatatacccacacaaacattCTGTTCTAGTTTTACCTGGTTCATCTTGTAGAAGTCCAGAGAGGGACGATGCCATCGTGTATCCTCCTCATGTCTCCTCTTGATTCCACATTTCCTGGTGTCCAAGTCACAAGGTTGGGATTGACTACGAGTGAGACACTGTTGCCGCCGGACTAGCTCCGGCGTGGAAGGTGGCGAGCTGCTGGTTGAAGGAAGGAATCGTCCTGCTTCCTTGATGAGTACAGGCGACAGTGAAAAACGGCGCTGTAATGGGAAACAGCTTGGCCCTTCTGTGTTGTCCCAAAATACAGTTGGGGAAAGGGTACATGGACCTGGTGACTCTCTACACAAGGCCAGACTGAAGAAAGGAGGACTGTTGGCTTGGATGCAGCGTATAGAGGCACTGGGGTCATTTTGGAACCTGAGACTGGAGACCCCTTGTGATGGGCTT is part of the Bombina bombina isolate aBomBom1 chromosome 6, aBomBom1.pri, whole genome shotgun sequence genome and harbors:
- the FAM53C gene encoding protein FAM53C isoform X2, whose translation is MQIFQYKPEDRSWGLLNHCPRIELEDGVRLGCHHHSSLSLHFPVFSRESSPQRRSPSQAPESGTSATPPAPPTKRHCRSLSVPEDLSRWRPVWRPSGSKVWTPVKRRCNSGGVGAVLGVQTQSPSQGVSSLRFQNDPSASIRCIQANSPPFFSLALCRESPGPCTLSPTVFWDNTEGPSCFPLQRRFSLSPVLIKEAGRFLPSTSSSPPSTPELVRRQQCLTRSQSQPCDLDTRKCGIKRRHEEDTRWHRPSLDFYKMNQNAGAMCFLDNSDEGSSSPFLACHGESPCTSGSPVPICTLALSEQEIGRRDHPSCSQAMLFQHDFADLDLNLIEEN
- the FAM53C gene encoding protein FAM53C isoform X1, which translates into the protein MISMITEQLQKQSLEDLKCKSFSISLPLPDQQDPEGCSSPYHFVSEDRSWGLLNHCPRIELEDGVRLGCHHHSSLSLHFPVFSRESSPQRRSPSQAPESGTSATPPAPPTKRHCRSLSVPEDLSRWRPVWRPSGSKVWTPVKRRCNSGGVGAVLGVQTQSPSQGVSSLRFQNDPSASIRCIQANSPPFFSLALCRESPGPCTLSPTVFWDNTEGPSCFPLQRRFSLSPVLIKEAGRFLPSTSSSPPSTPELVRRQQCLTRSQSQPCDLDTRKCGIKRRHEEDTRWHRPSLDFYKMNQNAGAMCFLDNSDEGSSSPFLACHGESPCTSGSPVPICTLALSEQEIGRRDHPSCSQAMLFQHDFADLDLNLIEEN